One region of Chryseobacterium sp. SORGH_AS_0447 genomic DNA includes:
- a CDS encoding M56 family metallopeptidase, with protein MIILFKIILCSTLLIAFYYYFLQKEKMYRFNRIYLLFSLLFSCTVPFISISTESPKPTNRLQTAFESTQQILDLTPVQNDFNLVNLIWIIYGIITFIFLSRIIASFLKINNLKGEKIIYQNRELLVTEKNIPPFSFWNTIYLGRSYFTDQQMDDRIFLHEKSHLEQKHSIDLMMVEIVKAFTWFNPAVYFYKKAIRINHEFLADESVLKNHFNVKDYQNLILDEIISSQDYNLTHTFNFNNTKKRFIMMNTKKSKWAPVKKAISIPALLIAFGLFAEKTYAHPIEKMIQEAREKISGNDLSPAVRTQENNSPEATKYDIPEAPEIPKELIGNITEEKKIQDTIRPQEGKNTNLNQETVSNSTNDPTQLPQFPGGMNELRNKVAKLFEGSRLEAKKPKGLSRADIMFTVNEVGNVVDVKVAGNNESFNNEALISFKKANENVTWKPAEKDGRPVNYAMRLPLTMSFE; from the coding sequence ATGATAATCCTTTTTAAAATTATACTGTGCTCTACCCTGCTGATTGCGTTTTACTATTATTTTTTGCAGAAGGAAAAAATGTATAGGTTCAACAGGATCTATCTGTTATTTTCGCTGTTGTTTTCCTGTACGGTTCCTTTTATTTCGATCAGTACGGAATCGCCGAAACCGACAAATCGTCTACAGACCGCCTTCGAGAGCACCCAGCAGATTCTGGATCTTACGCCCGTGCAGAATGATTTCAACCTTGTTAATTTGATCTGGATAATCTATGGAATCATAACCTTTATATTTTTAAGCAGAATAATTGCTTCGTTTCTGAAAATCAATAATTTGAAAGGCGAAAAGATTATTTATCAAAATCGGGAACTTCTGGTAACGGAGAAAAATATTCCGCCTTTCAGTTTTTGGAATACAATCTATCTGGGGAGAAGTTATTTCACTGATCAGCAAATGGACGACAGGATTTTTCTGCACGAAAAAAGCCACCTGGAACAAAAACACAGCATTGATCTTATGATGGTTGAAATCGTAAAAGCTTTCACCTGGTTCAATCCCGCAGTTTATTTTTATAAAAAAGCCATTCGGATCAATCACGAATTCCTGGCCGATGAATCGGTCTTAAAGAATCATTTTAACGTAAAAGACTATCAGAATTTAATACTGGATGAAATCATTTCCAGTCAAGATTATAACCTTACGCATACATTCAATTTTAACAACACCAAAAAACGATTTATTATGATGAACACCAAAAAGTCCAAATGGGCCCCAGTGAAAAAAGCCATCAGTATTCCTGCTTTGCTGATTGCTTTCGGATTATTTGCTGAAAAAACCTATGCCCACCCGATTGAAAAGATGATTCAGGAAGCCCGGGAAAAAATTTCAGGCAATGATCTCAGTCCGGCAGTACGAACTCAGGAAAACAACAGTCCAGAAGCCACAAAATACGATATTCCTGAAGCACCTGAAATTCCTAAAGAATTAATCGGAAATATCACCGAAGAAAAAAAGATTCAGGATACCATCCGGCCTCAGGAAGGTAAAAACACAAATCTAAATCAGGAAACGGTGTCCAATTCAACAAATGATCCTACACAGCTTCCGCAATTTCCGGGCGGAATGAATGAACTGAGAAACAAAGTTGCAAAATTATTCGAGGGCTCCAGACTGGAAGCTAAAAAACCGAAAGGATTATCAAGAGCCGATATTATGTTTACCGTAAACGAAGTTGGAAATGTAGTGGATGTAAAAGTCGCAGGAAATAATGAGTCTTTTAATAATGAAGCATTGATCTCATTTAAAAAAGCCAATGAAAATGTCACTTGGAAGCCTGCTGAAAAAGATGGAAGACCTGTAAATTACGCCATGCGACTGCCATTAACCATGTCATTTGAATAA
- the uvrB gene encoding excinuclease ABC subunit UvrB, whose translation MNFKLQSEYKPTGDQPQAIEKLTEGIQIGEKYQTLLGVTGSGKTFTVANVIQNVQKPTLVLAHNKTLAAQLFMEFKEFFPENAVEYFVSYYDYYQPEAYIATSGTYIEKDLSINEEVEKLRLSATASLLSGRRDVLIVASVSCIYGIGNPTEFHKSLISIAIGEKVTRTALLHALVNALYSRTLNEFQRGTFRVKGDVIDVFPAYADNAIRIQFFGDEIEKIQSFDPVSGNVTGNFEQIQIYPANLFVTSKETLNGAIRNIQDDLVKQVDFFSSIEKPLEAKRLQERTELDLEMIKELGYCSGIENYSRYLDGRLPGTRPFCLLDYFPKDYLMVIDESHVTVPQVHAMYGGDRSRKEALVEYGFRLPAAMDNRPLKFEEFEAIQNQVIYVSATPADYELEKTGGAYIEQIIRPTGLLDPIIEIRPTINQIDDLMEEIQKRADLDERVLVTTLTKKMAEELTKYFTKFGIRTRYIHSDVETLERIQIMQDLRVGLFDVLIGVNLLREGLDLPEVSLVAILDADKEGMLRSRRSMIQTVGRAARNLNGRAIMYADKITKSMQATLDETDYRRAKQMQYNEEHGMVPVALNKKISESLVGRSKDFPDEKYTQKEILQKVAEAKASYTSEDMEKVISQKQKEMEMAAKNLDFIKAAKLRDEIAALKE comes from the coding sequence ATGAATTTTAAACTTCAATCAGAATATAAACCTACCGGAGACCAGCCGCAAGCTATTGAAAAGCTTACCGAAGGCATACAGATCGGTGAAAAATACCAGACGCTGCTGGGGGTAACCGGATCCGGTAAAACCTTCACCGTGGCTAATGTTATACAGAATGTGCAGAAACCTACCTTGGTGTTGGCTCATAATAAAACACTGGCCGCTCAGCTGTTTATGGAGTTCAAAGAATTCTTCCCGGAAAATGCCGTAGAATACTTTGTAAGTTACTACGATTACTACCAGCCGGAAGCCTATATTGCGACTTCCGGAACCTATATCGAGAAAGACCTGAGCATCAACGAAGAAGTGGAGAAGCTGAGGCTTTCGGCCACGGCGAGCCTCCTTTCAGGCCGAAGGGATGTCCTTATCGTTGCTTCCGTTTCCTGCATTTACGGTATCGGAAACCCAACGGAATTTCACAAATCCCTGATCTCTATCGCTATCGGAGAAAAGGTAACCCGGACTGCCCTGTTGCATGCTTTGGTGAATGCCTTGTATTCGAGGACACTTAATGAGTTTCAGCGGGGTACATTCCGTGTGAAAGGAGATGTGATCGATGTATTTCCGGCGTATGCAGACAATGCCATCAGAATCCAGTTTTTTGGAGACGAAATCGAAAAGATCCAGAGTTTTGACCCGGTTTCAGGAAACGTAACGGGCAATTTTGAACAGATCCAGATTTATCCGGCCAATCTTTTCGTAACATCAAAAGAAACCCTGAACGGAGCCATCCGGAATATTCAGGACGATTTGGTAAAACAGGTGGATTTTTTCAGTTCCATTGAAAAACCGCTGGAAGCCAAAAGATTACAGGAAAGAACCGAGCTTGACCTTGAGATGATTAAAGAATTAGGTTACTGTTCCGGTATTGAGAACTATTCCAGGTATCTCGACGGCCGGCTTCCGGGAACGAGGCCTTTCTGCCTGCTGGATTATTTTCCGAAAGATTACCTGATGGTGATCGATGAAAGCCACGTGACGGTACCGCAGGTTCACGCGATGTACGGAGGCGACCGAAGCCGGAAGGAAGCCTTAGTGGAATACGGTTTCAGACTTCCGGCCGCCATGGACAACCGACCATTGAAATTCGAGGAATTCGAGGCCATCCAGAATCAGGTGATTTACGTTTCAGCGACCCCGGCAGACTATGAACTGGAGAAAACGGGAGGTGCTTATATCGAACAGATCATCCGGCCAACCGGACTTTTAGATCCGATTATCGAAATCCGGCCAACCATCAACCAGATTGATGATCTGATGGAAGAAATCCAAAAAAGAGCAGATCTTGACGAAAGAGTTCTGGTAACGACGCTGACAAAAAAGATGGCGGAAGAACTGACGAAATACTTCACCAAATTCGGGATCAGAACAAGATACATTCACTCGGATGTCGAAACCCTGGAACGGATCCAGATCATGCAGGACCTGCGGGTAGGGCTTTTCGATGTGCTGATCGGGGTAAACCTGTTGAGGGAAGGTCTGGATTTACCGGAAGTTTCCCTGGTTGCTATCCTGGATGCCGATAAGGAAGGGATGCTGAGAAGCCGCCGGTCAATGATCCAAACGGTAGGTCGTGCTGCCCGTAACCTTAACGGAAGGGCCATTATGTATGCCGATAAGATTACCAAATCGATGCAGGCCACCCTGGATGAGACCGACTACCGCCGGGCCAAGCAGATGCAGTACAACGAGGAGCATGGAATGGTTCCGGTAGCATTAAATAAAAAGATTTCGGAAAGCCTGGTCGGAAGAAGCAAGGACTTCCCGGATGAAAAATACACCCAGAAGGAAATTCTTCAAAAGGTGGCTGAAGCCAAGGCCAGTTACACTTCTGAAGACATGGAAAAAGTCATTTCCCAGAAACAGAAAGAAATGGAAATGGCTGCCAAAAACCTCGATTTCATTAAAGCGGCTAAATTGAGGGATGAAATTGCAGCACTGAAAGAATAG
- a CDS encoding DUF3820 family protein, with the protein MNPEILKEICIVKMPFGKYQGTVLADLPISYLEWFQRTGMPKGKLGMQLATVYEIKLNGLTELLIPIRSAVRNQR; encoded by the coding sequence ATTAACCCGGAAATATTGAAAGAAATCTGTATCGTAAAAATGCCCTTCGGAAAATATCAGGGAACTGTGCTTGCCGATCTGCCGATAAGTTACTTAGAATGGTTTCAACGGACCGGAATGCCCAAAGGCAAACTGGGAATGCAGCTGGCAACGGTTTATGAAATCAAGTTAAACGGCTTAACGGAATTATTGATTCCTATCCGCTCAGCAGTAAGGAATCAGCGATAA
- a CDS encoding AI-2E family transporter gives MMNKDQQISSVKIKQVFLLAIILVLAGLICFNLALFIPSVLGAITIYVLCRKYNFYLQEEKKWKPWAASLTLMGASLIVLILPIYFIGDLLIEKLGNAQAYMEKFNVFLEKIHTYIYSKFKFDILSKENMNKLKSSVGQYSTKALSGTVNTLTIVASMYFILYFMLEKPRFFERILSSAAPLKRSNVSLIGEKMRKLILANAIGIPVVALGQGIVALVGYFIFDAPSPVLLFALTAATSMIPVVGAAIVYGPVCIFMIAEGDMGTGLGLAAYCMVVVGLTDNVLRFTLLKKLEDIHPLNTVFGIIMGMNLFGFMGLVFGPIMVSLTLLLIQVYRNEFSDDDTPELELPDKNKELETKIDLIV, from the coding sequence ATGATGAATAAAGATCAGCAAATCAGCAGCGTTAAAATCAAGCAGGTTTTTCTGCTTGCCATAATTTTAGTTTTGGCAGGCTTAATCTGCTTCAACCTCGCCCTTTTTATCCCTTCCGTTTTAGGAGCTATTACCATCTATGTCTTATGTCGGAAGTATAATTTTTATTTACAGGAAGAGAAAAAATGGAAGCCATGGGCTGCTTCTTTGACGCTGATGGGTGCCAGTCTGATCGTACTTATTCTTCCTATTTATTTTATCGGGGATCTTCTTATCGAGAAGCTTGGAAATGCCCAGGCTTACATGGAAAAGTTTAATGTTTTTCTTGAAAAGATCCATACCTACATCTACTCAAAATTCAAATTTGATATTTTAAGCAAAGAAAATATGAACAAGCTGAAGAGCAGTGTTGGACAGTATTCAACAAAAGCACTCAGCGGGACGGTAAATACGCTTACTATTGTAGCTTCCATGTATTTCATTCTTTATTTCATGCTGGAAAAACCCCGTTTTTTTGAAAGAATTCTTTCATCAGCAGCGCCTCTTAAAAGATCCAATGTATCTCTGATTGGCGAAAAAATGAGAAAACTGATTCTGGCCAATGCTATCGGAATTCCTGTAGTGGCTCTCGGTCAGGGTATTGTCGCCTTGGTAGGGTATTTCATATTTGATGCTCCAAGCCCGGTACTATTATTTGCGCTTACTGCAGCAACTTCTATGATTCCGGTAGTCGGTGCCGCTATTGTATACGGCCCGGTCTGCATTTTTATGATTGCGGAAGGTGATATGGGAACCGGACTCGGATTAGCTGCTTACTGTATGGTCGTAGTTGGTTTAACGGATAATGTATTGCGTTTTACCTTATTAAAAAAACTGGAAGATATCCATCCTTTGAATACGGTTTTCGGAATCATTATGGGGATGAATTTATTCGGTTTCATGGGACTGGTTTTCGGGCCGATCATGGTTTCACTTACCTTGCTTCTGATCCAGGTGTACCGGAATGAATTTTCCGACGACGATACGCCTGAACTGGAGCTGCCGGATAAAAATAAAGAGTTGGAAACGAAAATTGATTTAATAGTATAA
- a CDS encoding beta-carotene 15,15'-monooxygenase, giving the protein MSEFNEFDQQGSAPERNMGAIISHAFEMYKGVFLYAVVAMIIYSILATVIQWLTGMNSTAMLEEMRDSGDYSRFSAFNAPGFPLYLTLSGISGLLLSPLYVGLIYMINKYNTKNPIEFSDLFIGYRQNFVNILIYALLSGIISSIALFLCVLPIIFVYPLLMLGYPILLFENASATEALGKSFNIAKENYGVFLGATFVGFLLSMAGIVLCFIGIILTAPFIFAVMYSLYCAYLGKPRQIILNK; this is encoded by the coding sequence ATGTCAGAATTTAATGAATTTGACCAACAGGGCTCTGCTCCTGAAAGGAATATGGGAGCTATTATCTCTCATGCATTCGAAATGTATAAAGGCGTATTTCTATATGCCGTTGTCGCAATGATCATCTACAGTATTTTAGCGACAGTTATTCAGTGGCTTACCGGAATGAATTCCACGGCTATGCTTGAAGAAATGCGTGATTCGGGAGACTATTCAAGGTTTTCTGCTTTCAATGCGCCGGGTTTTCCCCTGTATTTGACCTTGTCCGGAATTTCGGGACTTCTGCTTTCTCCCCTCTATGTGGGATTGATTTACATGATCAACAAATACAACACGAAAAATCCTATTGAATTTTCGGATCTGTTTATCGGATACCGCCAGAATTTTGTAAATATTTTAATCTATGCTTTGTTATCAGGGATTATTTCATCCATTGCGCTTTTCCTTTGTGTATTGCCAATTATTTTTGTATATCCCCTGCTGATGCTGGGATATCCGATTTTGCTGTTTGAAAATGCTTCTGCTACAGAGGCTTTAGGAAAGTCATTTAATATTGCCAAAGAAAATTACGGGGTTTTTCTTGGCGCAACATTTGTAGGGTTTCTGCTGTCAATGGCCGGAATCGTGCTGTGCTTCATCGGGATTATCCTTACAGCACCGTTCATCTTTGCCGTGATGTATTCCCTCTATTGTGCCTATTTAGGAAAACCCAGACAAATAATTTTGAATAAATGA
- a CDS encoding aminodeoxychorismate synthase component I yields MFSVNHQKFMEMDELSVRKVPYFFIIDFLTENVNIFQEHEIEKSGLLIDFQNFSTTKTDHPLQKKVEWKSYPETLEHFKIGFDKVQKNIRFGNSYLVNYTRKTKIETNLTLEEIFFHSSAKYKVFYKDFFVFFSPETFVKITDGKIFTYPMKGTIDASLDNAAEILKNDRKEKAEHYTVVDLLRNDLSMVADDVKVEKFQYIDFIKTKQKDLYAMSSEISGDIKPEFEGKLGSLMKKLLPAGSILGAPKPKTLEIILEAEGYERGYYTGVCGWFDGENTDSCVMIRYIEKEGDELYFKSGGGITHMSRLEDEYQEMKNKIYVPIH; encoded by the coding sequence ATGTTTTCAGTGAATCATCAAAAATTTATGGAAATGGACGAACTTTCGGTCCGGAAGGTTCCCTACTTTTTCATTATCGATTTCCTTACGGAAAACGTCAACATCTTTCAGGAACATGAAATAGAAAAATCAGGTTTATTGATTGACTTTCAAAACTTTTCAACAACAAAAACCGATCATCCGCTGCAGAAAAAAGTGGAATGGAAATCTTATCCCGAAACGCTGGAGCATTTTAAAATAGGCTTCGATAAGGTTCAGAAAAATATCCGCTTCGGAAATTCCTATCTCGTCAATTATACCCGGAAAACAAAGATCGAGACCAATTTAACGCTGGAAGAAATTTTTTTTCATTCATCGGCGAAATATAAAGTTTTTTATAAAGATTTTTTCGTATTTTTTTCTCCTGAAACTTTTGTGAAAATCACAGACGGAAAAATTTTTACCTATCCCATGAAAGGCACTATCGATGCGTCTTTGGACAATGCAGCGGAAATCCTTAAAAATGACAGAAAGGAAAAAGCAGAACATTACACGGTGGTAGATTTACTCCGAAACGATCTCAGCATGGTGGCAGACGATGTAAAGGTTGAGAAATTTCAATACATTGATTTCATTAAAACCAAACAAAAAGATCTCTATGCCATGAGTTCCGAAATTTCAGGGGATATAAAACCTGAATTTGAAGGGAAACTGGGAAGCCTAATGAAAAAGCTGCTTCCTGCCGGTTCTATTTTAGGTGCCCCGAAACCGAAAACGCTGGAGATCATTCTTGAAGCGGAAGGTTATGAGAGAGGTTATTACACAGGAGTCTGCGGCTGGTTCGACGGAGAAAATACGGATAGCTGCGTGATGATCCGTTATATAGAAAAAGAAGGCGACGAGCTCTATTTTAAAAGCGGCGGCGGAATTACCCACATGAGCAGGTTAGAAGACGAGTATCAGGAAATGAAAAATAAAATCTATGTCCCAATTCATTGA
- a CDS encoding aminotransferase class IV, translated as MSQFIESIKVEDQEIFLLEFHQKRVDNTFAHFGKEGSVDLAKIYKHLEHDEDGLFKLRIVYDLDKKVRTQMIPYAIPELQDFQLVENNSFDYSFKSEDRKELEKMKMKSKAEEIIIVKNNHITDTSYSNLLFKKGKDWFTPSTYLLNGVQRQHLLKNKKIKETEITLQNLKEFSHFQMINALNDFDENFIYPIGRIINLPGNEEYQDL; from the coding sequence ATGTCCCAATTCATTGAAAGCATTAAAGTAGAAGACCAGGAAATTTTTTTATTGGAATTTCACCAGAAGCGTGTAGACAACACTTTCGCCCATTTCGGGAAAGAAGGCTCCGTAGACCTGGCAAAGATTTATAAACATCTGGAACATGACGAAGACGGGCTTTTCAAGCTGAGGATCGTCTATGACCTGGATAAAAAGGTTCGCACCCAGATGATTCCTTACGCCATTCCCGAACTGCAGGATTTCCAGCTGGTAGAAAACAACAGCTTCGACTATTCTTTCAAGTCCGAAGACCGGAAAGAGCTGGAAAAAATGAAGATGAAATCCAAAGCGGAAGAAATCATTATCGTAAAAAATAACCATATTACGGATACTTCATACAGCAACCTTCTATTCAAAAAAGGCAAGGATTGGTTTACCCCTTCTACCTATCTTCTGAACGGGGTGCAAAGACAACACCTCCTGAAGAACAAAAAAATCAAGGAAACGGAAATCACCCTTCAAAACCTGAAGGAATTTTCCCATTTCCAGATGATCAATGCATTGAATGATTTTGACGAAAATTTCATTTATCCTATCGGCAGAATTATTAATCTGCCGGGAAATGAAGAATATCAGGATCTTTAA
- the menD gene encoding 2-succinyl-5-enolpyruvyl-6-hydroxy-3-cyclohexene-1-carboxylic-acid synthase, which produces MKKYSSKRSIQILAHLLQQYGISDIIVSPGSRNAPLAIHFSEIDSFNCYSIVDERSAAFVGVGMAMSEKKPVAITCTSGSAAANYYPAVTEAFYSNIPLLILTADRPMDYVDIFDGQTIRQNNIFHQHSYGDFQLLEDGKENAEDHNFGIIKTAIELCIEKQGPVHINIPLEEPLYELISELPTFPTVEKTIRQKEYEIPSHLVAEWNTSQRIMILVGTKDHSPELENQLTQLVKNHTVVVLSEANSNLYHEKFFRHIDRYVFNFTEEDFKMYAPDLLITVGQNVVSKKVKQFLRKAKPKQHWHLDPVWQPDTYFALTEKIEVKPEAFFSKLLNFINLEPRPYFNLWDVLRDKKDAKHEKFLNSVDFSDFYFFHKTTQTVPENYNIHFSNSSAIRYAQLFDYGKRRIYCNRGTSGIDGSTSTAMGFAIKNAGPTLLITGDLSFFYDINGLWNQYIPPFVRIIIFNNGEGNIFKIIPGPGNANPNTLDEFIATKHHKNAEHLAKHFGFSYTKVDEEVTLDRVLENFFKPDTQPKILEVNTQAMHNADIQKAYFNFLKEN; this is translated from the coding sequence ATGAAAAAATATTCCTCCAAAAGAAGTATTCAGATACTCGCGCACCTTCTTCAGCAATACGGAATTTCAGATATCATTGTTTCTCCCGGATCCAGAAATGCACCTTTGGCGATTCATTTTTCAGAGATCGACAGTTTCAACTGTTACAGTATTGTAGATGAAAGAAGTGCTGCTTTTGTAGGGGTAGGCATGGCAATGAGCGAGAAAAAACCGGTGGCCATTACCTGTACCAGCGGTTCTGCGGCGGCAAATTATTATCCTGCCGTTACGGAAGCTTTTTATTCCAATATTCCGTTGTTGATACTTACTGCAGACCGGCCGATGGATTATGTGGATATTTTCGATGGGCAAACCATCAGGCAGAACAATATTTTTCATCAGCATTCGTACGGTGATTTCCAGCTGCTGGAAGACGGAAAAGAAAACGCGGAAGACCATAATTTCGGTATTATTAAAACCGCGATTGAGCTGTGTATCGAAAAGCAGGGGCCGGTGCACATCAATATCCCGTTGGAAGAGCCTTTGTACGAATTGATTTCCGAGCTTCCGACGTTTCCGACAGTAGAAAAAACCATCAGACAAAAAGAATACGAAATCCCTTCCCATCTGGTAGCTGAGTGGAATACCTCCCAAAGAATCATGATTCTGGTAGGAACCAAAGACCACAGTCCCGAACTGGAAAACCAACTGACGCAGCTGGTAAAAAACCATACTGTGGTAGTGTTGAGCGAAGCCAATTCAAACCTCTATCACGAAAAGTTCTTCAGGCATATCGACCGGTATGTCTTTAATTTTACGGAAGAGGATTTTAAGATGTATGCGCCGGATTTACTGATTACGGTAGGACAGAATGTAGTTTCCAAAAAAGTAAAGCAGTTCCTGCGAAAGGCAAAACCAAAACAGCACTGGCACCTGGACCCGGTGTGGCAGCCGGACACGTATTTTGCTTTAACCGAAAAAATAGAGGTGAAGCCGGAAGCATTCTTTTCCAAGCTGCTGAATTTCATTAATCTTGAGCCGAGGCCTTATTTCAATCTCTGGGATGTCCTGCGGGATAAGAAAGATGCCAAGCATGAAAAGTTTTTAAACTCGGTTGATTTCTCCGATTTCTATTTTTTCCATAAAACTACCCAGACGGTTCCTGAGAATTATAATATCCATTTCAGCAACAGTTCGGCCATCCGGTATGCGCAGCTGTTTGATTATGGCAAGAGAAGAATTTACTGCAACCGGGGGACAAGCGGGATCGACGGCTCCACCTCAACGGCAATGGGTTTCGCGATTAAAAATGCTGGTCCGACTTTACTGATCACGGGGGATCTGAGTTTTTTCTATGATATCAACGGGCTTTGGAATCAGTACATTCCGCCGTTTGTAAGAATCATCATTTTCAATAACGGAGAAGGAAATATTTTTAAAATTATTCCGGGGCCGGGAAATGCCAATCCAAATACATTGGATGAATTCATTGCTACGAAACATCACAAAAATGCCGAACATCTGGCAAAGCATTTCGGATTTTCTTATACAAAAGTAGATGAAGAAGTCACTCTAGACCGCGTGCTGGAAAATTTCTTCAAACCGGATACGCAGCCTAAAATCCTGGAAGTAAATACGCAGGCAATGCATAATGCAGATATTCAGAAAGCATATTTCAACTTTTTAAAGGAAAATTAA
- a CDS encoding isopenicillin N synthase family oxygenase — translation MDKIPSVDLRDFLSGEPERKQKFVNEIGKAYEEIGFVALRGHFLDDELVEELYGEVKNFFDLPTETKQKYEIPGIGGQRGYVGFGKETAKGFKKGDLKEFWHFGQYVSEDSRYKDEYPDNVIVEELPKFNEVGKEAYQMLEKTGQYVLRALALYLGLDEFYFDDKIAEGNSILRPIHYPPITEEPDDAVRAAAHGDINLITLLMGSQGKGLQVQNHKGEWIDAIAEPDELMINVGDMLSRHTNNKLKSTIHRVVNPPRELWGTSRYSIPFFMHPVSSMSLNALENCVDEDHPKLYEDTTAGEFLHERLIELGLIKK, via the coding sequence ATGGATAAAATACCTAGTGTAGACCTGCGTGATTTCCTTTCGGGTGAACCGGAACGCAAACAGAAATTTGTAAATGAAATCGGAAAAGCTTATGAAGAAATTGGTTTTGTAGCCTTAAGAGGCCATTTTCTTGATGACGAATTGGTGGAGGAATTGTATGGAGAGGTAAAAAACTTTTTTGACCTGCCAACGGAAACGAAACAGAAGTATGAGATTCCGGGAATCGGTGGACAGCGAGGTTATGTCGGCTTCGGTAAAGAAACGGCAAAAGGCTTTAAAAAGGGAGACCTGAAAGAGTTCTGGCATTTCGGACAATACGTGTCTGAAGATTCCAGGTACAAAGACGAATATCCCGACAATGTTATTGTTGAAGAACTTCCCAAGTTCAATGAAGTAGGAAAAGAGGCGTATCAGATGCTGGAAAAAACAGGACAGTATGTTTTGAGAGCATTGGCACTGTATCTTGGTCTTGATGAATTTTATTTTGATGACAAGATTGCTGAAGGAAACTCTATTCTAAGACCGATCCATTATCCGCCGATCACAGAGGAACCGGATGATGCGGTGAGAGCAGCCGCTCACGGAGACATCAACTTAATTACTTTATTAATGGGTTCACAGGGAAAAGGCCTTCAGGTTCAGAACCACAAAGGTGAATGGATCGATGCGATCGCAGAACCGGATGAACTGATGATTAATGTAGGTGATATGTTATCCAGACATACCAACAACAAGCTGAAGTCTACGATCCATCGAGTGGTAAATCCGCCAAGGGAATTGTGGGGAACTTCAAGATATTCCATTCCGTTCTTCATGCACCCGGTAAGCTCCATGTCTTTGAATGCATTGGAAAACTGTGTGGATGAAGATCATCCTAAATTATATGAAGATACAACCGCAGGCGAATTTCTTCATGAAAGACTTATCGAATTAGGATTAATTAAAAAATAA
- a CDS encoding GLPGLI family protein has product MRKLFILLLFFVEALLFSQNLSFVYEVTTNSTPDKKLFKTENYFLDISDEKSVFRSENDRYYDSLREKTGKGLGTPLDFNQLYSHKGKSKEEIYKTVTIPFVLNTYDVLIDEKLDWKLLSDSATIAGLKCQKATVNYGGRTWEAWFAKSIAIQDRPYVFHGLPGLIIQIADSTNDFKFSLVYYADKKNSMFFPSKKGKILSFTQFKLLQENFYSQPFAELESSGMKIVHADEKGNKLPWNSREMSQKMQKVLKENNNPIELNYKPNFK; this is encoded by the coding sequence TTGAGAAAACTTTTTATTTTACTTTTATTTTTTGTGGAAGCCCTATTGTTTTCGCAAAATTTGTCATTTGTTTATGAAGTGACAACAAATTCAACTCCTGATAAAAAATTATTCAAAACGGAAAATTACTTTCTTGATATTTCTGATGAGAAATCAGTTTTTAGATCAGAAAATGATAGATATTATGATTCTTTGAGAGAAAAGACGGGAAAGGGCTTAGGAACTCCTCTCGACTTTAATCAATTATATAGTCATAAAGGAAAGTCCAAAGAAGAAATATATAAAACGGTGACCATTCCTTTTGTTTTAAATACTTATGATGTTTTAATTGATGAAAAACTTGATTGGAAATTATTAAGTGATTCAGCAACTATTGCAGGTTTGAAATGTCAGAAAGCAACCGTAAATTATGGAGGAAGAACGTGGGAAGCCTGGTTTGCAAAAAGCATTGCCATTCAGGACAGGCCTTATGTATTTCATGGATTACCTGGATTAATTATACAGATTGCTGATTCAACTAATGATTTTAAATTCAGCCTTGTATATTATGCGGATAAAAAAAACAGTATGTTTTTTCCTTCGAAGAAAGGTAAAATTTTAAGCTTTACCCAATTTAAACTTTTACAAGAAAATTTTTACAGTCAACCATTTGCTGAGCTTGAAAGCAGTGGAATGAAAATAGTACATGCAGATGAAAAAGGCAATAAGTTGCCTTGGAATTCTCGTGAAATGTCGCAAAAAATGCAAAAAGTGCTGAAGGAAAATAATAATCCTATAGAGCTTAATTATAAACCTAACTTCAAATAG